In Syntrophorhabdaceae bacterium, the following are encoded in one genomic region:
- the argB gene encoding acetylglutamate kinase, with protein sequence MREKVETLLEALPYIKRFAGATFVIKYGGAAMEEESLKKEFARDIVLLKYVGIDPVIVHGGGPEIGRLLKELNIPSKFVDGLRVTDKRTLDIAEMVLSGHVNKEIVKNINDCGGKAIGLSGKDGRLLTAKQVSNKEIGFVGDIVGVDVDILKDINRHGLIPVIAPISDGIDGNSYNINADTAAGAIAKAMAAEKLVLLTDVEGVLDKEGALFSTLREREVIQLIENKTISGGMIPKVMCCIDAVQGGVKETHVVDGRVPHAILLEVFTDSGVGTEIIGG encoded by the coding sequence ATGAGAGAAAAAGTTGAAACCTTACTCGAAGCCCTGCCATACATAAAGCGGTTCGCCGGGGCCACGTTCGTCATTAAATACGGCGGCGCGGCGATGGAGGAAGAGAGCCTCAAAAAGGAGTTTGCCCGGGACATAGTCCTTCTGAAGTACGTAGGGATCGATCCGGTCATCGTCCATGGCGGCGGCCCCGAGATCGGAAGGCTCCTTAAGGAACTTAATATCCCGTCGAAGTTCGTGGACGGCCTTCGGGTTACGGACAAACGGACCCTCGATATCGCGGAGATGGTCCTCTCTGGCCACGTGAACAAGGAGATCGTAAAAAACATCAATGATTGCGGCGGTAAGGCAATAGGCCTCTCCGGCAAGGACGGCAGGCTGCTTACGGCAAAGCAGGTGTCGAACAAGGAAATAGGCTTTGTGGGTGACATCGTGGGAGTCGACGTCGATATTCTCAAAGACATAAACAGGCACGGGCTCATACCCGTGATCGCGCCCATCTCCGACGGCATCGACGGAAATTCATATAACATCAACGCCGATACGGCGGCAGGGGCCATCGCCAAAGCCATGGCCGCGGAAAAACTCGTGCTCCTTACCGATGTGGAAGGAGTCCTCGACAAGGAGGGGGCCCTCTTTTCCACCCTCAGGGAAAGGGAAGTTATACAGCTTATTGAAAATAAGACGATCTCGGGAGGCATGATACCGAAAGTCATGTGCTGCATCGACGCGGTGCAGGGCGGCGTGAAGGAGACCCACGTGGTCGACGGAAGGGTGCCCCATGCGATTCTCCTCGAGGTATTTACCGATTCCGGTGTGGGTACCGAGATTATAGGAGGCTAG